Within Desmodus rotundus isolate HL8 chromosome 6, HLdesRot8A.1, whole genome shotgun sequence, the genomic segment GCTGCTTATTTCCTAACCGATCATTCAGGCACTGTTTCTAAGAGGGTCACGCACTCATGTACTAAGGACATAGGGCTCAGCACTTTTTTTCCAGCCTTAGGACCCAACAAACAGCTGTTCCCTCAAATGAAGCCAGTCTGCGCTGCAGGCACACCCCTCTCCCTATGCCTGCCCAGCGATGCCACGGGCTTCCCTCTGCTCTGGCCTCCAGGACAGGTCTTCCTAGACCGGCCCACAGGGGCTGCTCCAACTGCAGCTCCTGCTGGTTCTCTCCCAGGACCCTTGTGTTCTTTCTGGCTTTAGGACCTCCGTGCCGGGCCGCAAGCTCCAGATTCTGGTACCTGTCCAGCTTCAGGAACCTGCGCACTCCACTGTTGACCCCAGCGGCACAAAAGACACTGCGTCACCTGGGCTGGGGCTCGGCTTGGTTTCCGTTCATTCCTTTATTCATGCCACAGACACTCACGAGCAGGGACCATGCCCCGTGTCCAGCACCAGGCTAGGTCACGGGCACACACGGTCAAGCAGGCAGGCCATATCTCCAAGGGGCCATTCGTCCCCAGGGCTCTCGCCAGAATGAACATCAAAATCCTGGATTCTTCCGGGCCCCGGGCTCCGCCCACGCTAAGTACTGGGGTTGGTTTGCTTCACAGTCTCGGGCAGCATGAGTTGACTGTGTACTTCATGGAAACAATCTCTCGGCCGATTTCCGACACCATGTGGGAGCATCCGCAGGTGCGCAGCGCCATTTCCCGGTGGAGGAGCAACCGTGAAGATGGAGAGGGCACGCTCcatggtttggtttggtttcttcGTTTTGCTTGGTTCTGTTCGGCAGGAGGCCTGAGAGCCcacggcggggggcggggggcggggggcggggggggggggagcggtaGCCTGTCAACACCCCTGGGCCGTCTTTCCCTGTCCAACGTGACGCGCAGGTACGTAAAGGTGTCCAcactgggcagtgaggcctgTGTTCTCTCTCATGAACTGACCAAATCAACCAGTTAGGGAACCGCGGCACCGAGAAAAGCAACGAACTCCCGGGTGAGCAGAGGAAGGGTTCCCTGCGGGGCGCACAGGTGCGCGTAGTCCAATATGGTTGACTCCCTGGGCCGTAGAAAAGAACCCCTGAACATTCTCCTCAGAGCCACATTCGAGAGCCTTCTGCCTGCATGCGGAGCTGCTCAGTGTGCCCCGCGGCATGGGGGTGCCCGTCCTCTGCatggggggctggggctggacacCGAGATAGTGTGCTTTTTCAAAGGGCCACCTGAGTCTCTCCATGATGCTTCATCACCAAGGACAGACTTTCCACTCACCCTTCTGACCTTTTGTACTCGTCTGTGACACAATTTCTTAAACGTCCGTAACATGTCACGCCTCTGCAGAATGGCCCTCTTAGGAAGACCCTGATAAAGCAAAGAGCTGACTCTACCTGAATCCTATGACTAGAACCCAGCAAGCATTCCTGCACCCCACTGCCATGCAGAACGGCATGACCCACCCATCCCCTTACGGGAGGAGTAAGGGTAGCCTGGCCACCCAGAACCTGGGAAACCAGCAAGCACATTCCATTACCCAAGCTCCATGTGGTTGCCACatgcccaccccacacccccatgcTCACGCCACACCCGGAGGGGAGAGGATGCAGCTGAGAGGCATGGCCGTCGCTCTGCTTCCATGTTTTTGCCGTAAACAAGAGTAATCGTCCCTCCTTCCTCTCGTCCCAAGGTGTCGTCGCCCTGGCAAATGAGAGAATACATGTGCCAGGAGCAGCTTTGGAAAAGGACGAGGTACTCATGCATCCCAGGATCCTCCCGCGCACTCCTTCTCGAATGGGATGGACTCCAGAGGGTTCAGACAGGGGACGGCTGGGCCTTTGAAACTGCAGGCAGCTGAATGCTCTCAGGAAGTGGACACGGGCTGTAACTGTTCTCTCCCTCGGTGTTCAACACTGCTGGTCACTGAGATGTTATACCCAAAAGGTCATTGAGATAAAGTTGGCCAGAGTTGACCACCCAAAAAAGAGTTGTCTGAACCAGTCCCAGGCCACTAGGCAGCTGCATTTGTCATTCCCTGTCCCCAGTGTCCCCTGTGGATGAGGGTCCCGGAAAGGGAGCCCTTCTAAAGCCTACTGTGCTTCTGGATTGGTCCATTGGCCTCCGGCAAGGACAAGCTAATTTTTCTCCAGCAAAATGGAGGAGACTGCCCAGCCCCGCAGATGGCAAAGAGCCAAGCCCCATCCCCCTTTTGTAAAGTTCATGATGCGTCCCAGAAAAGGGGCGAAGCTCGGGGCAGAGTGTCACCTTCCTCTCTCGATGTCCGGTGTGGTCATAGAGACCAAAAACATACATCAACAAATGTGAACTAAGGGATTACAGAACTGTTCATCTCGGGGCACATGGGCATGGATGACATTTTTATCGTCCTGGGGAGAATTTGTGGCCAGCTTTTATACCTTTGTGCCTgagagtgtgtgtgagggagCCATTCGTGGCAAAAGCTTTTAGCATGGAGGGAAAGTGGAGCTAATTTTGATATGGACTGCCTCTTATAGGAAGGCTGCTAATAAGACAAATTGATTTAGCTTTAAGAAATTACCCTTAATTTCTCAGGATGAGGAATTACTGGAATAGCCGAAGTCCTCCCCAGAGAAGAGATTCATTTCTCATGCCAGGAATTCAGGGATAACTGGGTTAGATACTTAGGTAAACAGAAAAAGGAGATGGGGGAGATCAAGTAGATTGGAAATTCTGGACAATTACTCAAAATCTTCCATCACTAATGGGAACAAAATTGAATTTGACTCGAGATACTTGTTAAATTAGAAGTAACACAAGATTCCTGAAATGGGAGGTCCCCTTTGCAGAAACGAACGGGCAGGCTCTGAGCAGCTCCAGCTTTCTGATCTCTCCTTCCCCGGCTGGTGGAGTGGCCCAGACAGGAGACACCGTGGGATGTTTCCGTCCCGGGTTTGAGTCACAAAGGTCAGGTCCCTTCTCTCTGGCTCATCCTGCAGCCACGCAGACTCTGGATCTCCACTTGGTGAGGGTTTCTTGGGTCCCCTGTGAAAAGGTCAGAGTGTGTGCAAGGGGTCCCCAGGGGGCTTCCTGAAATGCTTCAggtcccctcctctccttccacctcagccctggctgcttcTCACCCTCAGTCCTTGTGAATCTTTCTCCTAACTGGTCTTCCCATGTAGTCCCAGCTCTTGTGGTCTAAAAAATCCCTCATTTTTAGTGCATAATTGGTGCAAAATAAGCCCACGGAATCTACTTAAAACCAACACCAAAATTTCATAGTAAACAATGAACAACAAAAACTGTGGCTGAGACTTCATCctgataaatgaaatataaaatgatgaTAGTAAGTTTatttacacatgcacacacatatatatccatATGCATATTTGTAGCAATGCATATATATTATGACATTTTATATAGTACGAGAGAGAGAGATACCCATATATATGTACTCACACACAAAACCTCGGCTACACTGTAACTCTGTACAACTTCTTATTACCTCGAATTCATCAAGCACTAGTTTTTGCCATCATTTGTCCCCACCAAACTGTAAAAAGCACTACACAATATGTTTGGATTTCGCAGCCCAAAAGTGTTTCACAGAGATCTCTGCAGAAACAGTCAAGGACTTGATGGGTcttgtgggggaaggggagggtctCTCCCATGCTTAGCTATTCAGTCGCTGACTCTCGACACTGCCCAACCTCCCCTGGAGGAAATCACCCCGCTTGAGAACCGCTGGTGCTGCGTCAGCTCCTAGGGGACAGGGATGGCCTGGAATCATGGCTGTTTGCTGAATGAGAAACTGAAGGGTGCAAAGGCAGAAAGATCGAAAAGGAGAAAGAGTACGATCTCTGAATCCAGAAGTACGGAGAACATCAGTGAGAATACAAGGCATTTTAAAGAGCAGAAGAGGAAAGTTGAAGTCCACAGTGAATTCAGAGATAAAGGTCGCCCCTGAGAGGTTCAGAGGAAAAGCTGGGTTTGGAGTTTGAAGACCGTGGATAAGAGTCAAAAGCAGCCACGAAGCTGAGGAATAGACCCCAAAGTCAGACATGCCCACCACTAGAATCTAAAAGGTGGTAGGGAGCTTACTGTTTTCCTCTCACAGACCTTAGCATGTATCgggggaaaaaataggaaaaaatactgGTTTTCTGTTGACAGAAGTtatgtaaagttttatttaaagtatatttgtaaAGAAACTGATCTAAAGAGTTAAGTAGTAATGGAACGGCGGTATGAAGGTCCAGCGAGTGGTGACAGTGGCAGGTAGATGACCAAAGTCCGAAAATcgaaggggtgggggggtggggcccCGGCTGACGCTAGAGCTCAGGGCTTGCTGCGCTTCTGCAAGGCCTGTGCCTGGGCCCTCTGCCCCAGGTGCTGCTGGGTGTGTCCCCTGGTCTCCACCCACTCTTCGGCCAAAGACTTCGCTGTGGTCCAGCGAGATGCTCCACCCACTGTCACGCACAAGCGGGCCGCAggtcagatatttaaaatatcttctagCTACTCCTTGATCAGGTTTTGGCTCCTCAGCCAGATGCAAAGGTCCTTGCCGGTAGGAGCCACCCCTGCattcttccctccctgtccccagggaagAGCATGGGGATCTGGGGAATGTGAGTCATCCCAAGAACAAGGGTCATCAGAGCCAGTCACCTACTTAATTTCCAGTGAATGACCTGATAATGACTTTCCTGCTTCTGTGGGAGGGACTTCAGTGATACAATGCTATGGTATCTAAAAACCATTCATTTGATTCCTTGGGGTGTTTCTAAATGAGTCTCCAGGCGATAATGTAGGTAAAGGTCTTGCTCTCCAAATTCAAGTACCAGGTGATAGTGTGTCCACCTTGGGGACACCCGAAAAAGATGCTTGGGTCCTAGATCTCCATTGCTCCATGCCcctatccccatccctccagatCCAGGAAGTAAAATAGACTGATGGAGTATGGGCTGAAGATAggtgtcatttaattttcatgacttaaaaaacaaaacaaaacagaaatcttgaactggggtgggggagtgagggaggaggagcaggcaggataacattcttcaaaataaacagaagaggAATCCCGGGTGGTGCAGAGCTTCTGGGAGGCCCAGGAATAGCAGGTACAGGCTGTTCTATGCTGATGGTTTCTTAACCAGTGTTTTAACACCCAGCAATATTAACTTCACGTCTTAATCAAGGCTGAAGCACAATCAACAAGCCTTAAAGTATcgcctcccccaccaccaccaagaaCTCACTCTAAGTACTGTAaggtttgggtttgttttatttttttttaagtcctggGCACCACAAATTGCACTTAGCAACTACCCAACcatattatttccttcctgtctaatgtaatttttgtttttttttcctatggaaaGAACTTCAGCTACTTTTTCAAAAGTATCCTCCCTCCCAAATTAACctggcttttatttgtttttaacaaacaAGCTAAGAAAATGAGGCAGTACCTCTCACTAGCTTCTAAGTAACCAGATGTAAAGATTTTTCCCCACAGCCATCCTTTAAAATGTCAGAGTTTCTGTTGAGGGTACAAGGTTGGGgactgtggtgggggaggaggagggtcaggggagggagggcttaTCCCGAGAGCAGGGCAGGTAGTCTGTCCACTAAACACATCTCAACTGTGGATGTAACCCATGCCATTcattccctcctgccccctcacGTTTTAGTTGTTCACTCATTTATGCAACAAATTAGTATTATGTAGGTACATTGTTATGTAGGGGTCACTGAACAAGTCTGACAAGAGCCTCACCCTCCAAGGCTTACAGTCTCGTGAAAGTTGAACAGATAAACTAGATGCTTTCAGTAACTCACTCACCccacaaataattattaattattgtatttttcaataagTAATCATTGAGCCTTTACTATAGGCAAGGTACTGAGATTCATTTTTCAGCAAGACAGACAAGATCCTTGCCCTCAAGGGCTTCAATTGGGTGGCATTTAAACAGATAAACAAGATGATCTCTGAGAGTGGTTAAGTGCTAAGAAAAAGACCAGCGGATGTTGTGATGGAGGAACTAGGTGTTGGGGGATCTGCTGGGGAAGGGTGATGGAGGAAGGCCTCCCCATGGGTGCCATCTGACTTAAACCAGGCCCATGAAGCTCTTCCAGCCGTTCATCAGGCTTCCATGCTTCGTACCTACACCCCTCATTCTGGCATTAATCATACTGTCTGATGTCAGCTtatctttgtctgtctgtcttctcaTCCAGTGGTTATGGTCCCTGGGAGGGCAGGTGGGACAAGCACAGAGCTGAACGACTGACCAGCTGGATGACTTTGGAGCCCCCAAAGCTCGGGATGACATAGGAGGTAGGAGCAATTTTTAGTGGAGCGCCGCGAACATTTGCCCGAGTGAACACTGCAGGCACTGTCCCTGTCATCGCGCTGACTGCAGCTGTCAGCAGGCCTCGCACGCAACGCAAAGCGCGCATGGACGGGGCGGGCAGGCACCAAGCAGGCGGGCGAGGCGCTGACACCCAAGCACAAGCTGGGCCTGGCCCAACTCCGCACAGAGGTCAGCTCTCCCCGCGACGCCCGCGAGGGGGCGGGCCAGCGGCCGCGTGCCGCGCCTGCGCAGCACAACGCCCGCGCCGGCGGCGCCAGACGCTGCCCCCGGAACTGCGCCGACGCGGTGCGCCCGGCGCTAAGGGGCGGGGTTTTGTTGCGCCGCGCGCAAGTCTGGGGCCAAACCCGGGCCGGGATAGGGCGCGGGCCAGTGCGTGGGGACGTCCCCGGCGTCGGGCCCGACGGCGCGTGCGTGCTGCGCGTCCGGCCGGGTGCCtaggaggcggggcgggggcctGTGTGGCCTCTTTGCTTCTTTGCGCCGCCTGGACACCGCGCAAGCCGCCGGCACCATGAAGATCTGGACTTCGGAGCACGTCTTTGAGTACGTTTGGAGCGTGAGGCGAGCGGGTGGCGCCGCGGGTCAACTGTGGTGTGAAGGAGGGCAGGTGGGGCCTGGAGTGGTGGCGAGGTCGAGGCGCCCCTCAGGAAGCTTCCAGACGTCGGGCCTAGTTGGGGAGCTGAGCCTGGGACTTACGAGGTTCTGGGGCTTCCGCGGCGCCCTGCGCTCCGGGAATGGGCCCCCAGAGGCCAGAGCCCTGAGCTCCAAGCCCAGCCGCAGCCTTGGCCGGGAGGGGGCCAAAGGCGGGGCATTTGCGGCCTGCCCCCCGGGGTGGTGGGAGTGTCGCTGAGCACGAGGTCCTGGATGACTTTCGCGCTGTGAGCGGCCCCTTGTTGGTACTCTCTAGCTTCCGGGACCCGTGGGACGCGGACCCGAGCATCCCAGAGTAAGTGTGAGTGTTGTCGAGTGCCCCGCCACCGTTTGGGTGGAGGCCCTTACCTCGGAATGACTGATGATTGCAGGCAACCAGGAAGCGAAACTCCGGCAGCTCCTTGCCTTAAGGAATAGAGAATCTTAGAAGGGGAGTCCAAGGTTCAGCGCCGGCTCCAACGGGCCGTGTGTCCTCGGGTCACCCGTTTCCACCTGCAACGTGGAAGGCGATGGCCTCGGAGGCCACGCTCAGTGACATCTTTGGGTTAGCACAAATTTTTAATGATGGAAATGAATGGGCCGCGAGCCAATTGGATGTTGGGAATCTAATTCCTTTTTGGGTCTGTGATTCCAAGTGCAGAAGAACCAGCCCTATAAGTGGGTCTGTGGTTGCCTAAATAGTTCATCAGTCGCCCTAGCACTCTTCACTAATTCCTTTTCTCAGATTTGAAATGCCACCCTCCTTCCAGGCGGTCCTGGCATATTTATACATGCATCTATTTCTGAGCTGTCTGCGCTTTTCCACTGATCTTGTTTTGGCAACCACACTGGTTTAACCTTCGTAGCTTTGTAGTGTGTTTTAGTTTACCCACTCGATTTTAAAAGAAGTTGTAAGCTTTTTACCGACCTGGTGATCTGGACACGTTCAAGAGCCCACCGGGTCCTGGAAAGTGCAGGCGGTTAGAATCACAGGGAAGCTTTCTTCCTAGTTTATTATGGCCCTGGTGGGAAGACCCTACATTTGTAAGGTGGTCTGCAGCCTGGTCCCATGGCAGCCATCGGAATCCTGGGTGGTTGCTTCCTTGTGATCCACTTACGGTTTAAATGCTCCCTTGTCGGCTGTGCCAAGGCCCTGCTGTCCTGTGAGCGTTCTCCTCCGTCTTCCCTAACACCGTGCCCTGGCTGGGCCTCGGCCCTGGCCCggtctctgctctctctgccctTCTTCAACCTGggccctcttcttccccctcgGTGTACGTGTTTAGTGAGGTTCTGGTGCTGGCCCTCTTGTCTGGCGTTTCATCAGTGATGcataatcttttccttttctctttttgtgatAGACTTCCCTGAGATTTGAGGGAAGCTCTGGGACCCCCATCCCAGAGGTAGACGTGTTCAGATAACAGCTGTCCATGTCCTGGCGAAGAAGTCCCGGTCCCAACTTTCCCTAGACCATGGGGTCCCAGCTGATACGTACACACTTAGGGCACCAGGAACTGTACCTTGGGCTCCAGCCCGTCTTGAACTTCAGATCCTTACTGTCGGGTCCTGTCAGATCTCTACTCACACGTCCCCGGGCTCTTCAGCCTCAGCGTACCTGAAATGGaggtctctccctcccctcaaaGATCTTAGACCACTTCCCTGTGCCCCGTCCTAAGGCTGTTCTGTCTGACGGTGAGAGCTAAGTCGTCACCCTGGGGCTTTCTCGTCGCTGGTCTCCGCACTTCTCCCGCGCCCTGGTGTGTGGTTAGCATCCAGTCGAGGTCACGCGTTGACTCCTTCAGCGGCTCTGCGTGCCTGGGCCCTTGCTCCAGGCTCTGTCCTGTGGGTTGGCAGAGAGTGTCACTGCCTCAGTGGGGTTAACAGTGTCTCCCACCTCACGTCATAGGTGAGGAGGCTGGAGCGGTCGGTCGTCCACTGCCAGGCTCTCCGGGCTGCCTTTTGGATGTCTTCCAGTGTGAGGTCCTGTCACCCGATTACACTGATAGAGTTCAGGTTAATTGCAGGGAGACCGTCCATCTTAATAGGCCTCCTGTGTAACGTTTGAGCTCGTTTTGTTTCCTAAAGAGTCTTAGTTCAAGCTGAGTCAACACCAGCTGTGAGAGAAGGACCCGATTACAGGTGTTTCATAACCACCCAAAGCCATGCAGCTATTCACTTTTCGAGGGGATGGGGCAGGCCTAGGTGCCAGGAAGCCCGCTGACCACGGACAGCAACCAGCTGGAAATAGGAAAGGGCTTGTTCGATTCTCACTTATTAGATAGTTTCTGTGGGAACAGTCAGTGCCCGGCACCTGCGTTGATTGCTGGAGAAGGGCCTGAGATTGAAAACAGAGCGAGGTTCGTTTATATAACACTGCAGCAAAAATGAAAGCATTACAGATGCCATCGATCACCGTGTTGTCCAGGGTTCTGGGAAGTGAATGGCATTGAGATTTCCTTCTGTCGACGTGAAGCAGTTGTCAGGCTCTGTTCTCTGAACAGTTGTCACCTTCTCTGTTCAGCGTGGTTAATGGGAGCTCTTTGTAGAAGGAGCTCTTCTGTGCAGCATCTTACTCACGTAGGTTGTAAGGTGAACAAGTGCGCAACACGTTTGAGTCACCCCGGGCACGTTGCAGGAGAGAGCGCTGCTGCACGTTTCATTTCCGccagaaaataagcaaatgctTGTTATATGAAGAAGGGGTATTAGAAAATGGCATATCGGGAGCATCTTCAAAACATTTTACTACATTGTGACCTTTTCAGGACAAATCAGCATCACTCCTTAGTGCACAGCAATGGATAAAGAATGGAGGGGGTCACTGTTAGCACCTTGATACAGAGAAAAATACGTTTTTAATATGGCATTTAAATAATGTTTGAGTCTCTGCAATTGTTAAGAATTTACAGTGCATATAAGTTACTGTAGTCTCATTACTGTATAGCTTCATAGAATTGGGGTCAGACAGAAGAATGAGTGATATAATAACATTTTTGCTGCTTGTTTTTTAAGTACATCTTTATGAATTTGGGCCTTAGAAACAACTTACATGTGAAAGTGGACATGGGGGATAGGAAAGATTGTTTAAGAAATTGTACCGTGACACTCTGTGGTCTCCTTTAGTCTTTATAGAAATTCATTGTACCGTATAACTTGGATGCTGAAAAAATGCCGAAACAGATAGATGTGTGAAATGTCAATTGAGCCCTCCAAGTTATCTTTCCCTCCGtgtcagaaaataattttccctaGGTAAACTTCAGTTGTAAAGAATCCTTCGATGGGCCGTAAAACTGGCTTAATTCATACGCCCATCGTTAAGCGTTTGATTGTGCTTTCCGTGGCAGCCACCCCTGGGAGACCGTGACAACAGCGGCGATGCAGAAATACCCGAACCCAATGAACCCAAGCGTGGTTGGGGTTGATGTGTTGGACAGACATGTGGATCCTTCTGGAAAGTTGCACAGCCATAGACTTCTCAGCACGGAGTGGGGCCTGCCTTCCATTGTGAAATCTGTAAGTGTGGCTTTATTCCTGCAGAAATGTGACTGCTAGAGAGAAGTTTTCTAAACCACATTATAATTTCAAATAGGTTGTGGGAGCAGATTCTGAATGTCATTTTTGCTTCAGTTCAAATTGTATTATAATAAACTTGAGTTATGAGTGTATAATGAATTGGAAATATTATTACAGTCTTCACAAAGGCACCCAGTAAAACTTTCTGAAGGAAGCCAGCTAATGCTCTGTAGTCTAAAAGGAATTACGTTCTACCTTTCCTGCTCTTGCCAGTGCCTTGGGACCAAGAGTGGGACTCGGAACTAATGGTCTGGGGGCATTGCTAGCGGAGTCACATGGTCGGCAGTGGTTTGTGCCCCTGAAGGGAGCAGCATATTCTTGGGCTTTGCTGTTGCCATGTTTGTTCCAAGGCCTGGTTCTCCTCCCTGTACATTTGAAAACATGATTCTACTCAGTTACAATTAAACAGACTAGTGATTCAATTTAACCAGCAAGAAACAAATGCCAGTTTAGAATGGGGAGGACTCTGGTATGATGAGTGGACCCAGTTTTCAGTAGAGGCTCCCTTTCTAGAAGGTAGGTAGGTCcacaaagaaaactaaagtacACAGTTTCCCACAGCAAGGTACTGTGTGCTTCCTTTGGACAAGCCACTGCATTAGGGAGTGAGAACATAGGAATGAGCAAGATGGGGTGACTGGCTTGGGGTAAGCACCAGGAGCGGCGCCCTCCCCCTGGGATGGCCCTGAGCACACAGGCACGGATACTCCTGAGCTCTCCTTGTTCCAGACGCCACAGTTCCCCAGAGTCCCCAGACTCTCCGCATCCCGTATTTCAGACCCAGTGCTCCTCCGTCACAGTGCGGGCCCGGCGTCCTGCCTGTACTGCGGCACGTTCTGGGGGGCTGCTTGCTCcctgcatgggggtgggggggttgtgtGGGGTCCCATCTCTCCCTGGAGTGTAAGTTCCTGCTGCTCTCAGATgggcctcctctctgccctctgtcTGATGcctcatgtttctttgtttttcaggaaACAGATTTTTTATTCAAGGCTTTAACacattttactttcaaataaaatattgatatgcTTGTTAAGAaatcctccctcctcctctaatTACCAATTGTGGATGTTTTTTTTAGCTTATTGGTGCGGCAAGAACCAAAACATATGTGCAAGAACATTCTGTGGTTGATCCTGTAGAGAAAACAATGGAGCTTCAATCCACTAATGTGAGTTTCggcttccttttgtttttactgtAAACTGTTTGGCTTGAGTTTTTGTCTCTAGCTTTTCGTTGGGGGTTAGGAAATCAGCGCCTAGAGGCTGTGTTGTCCTTGCCCCTCGTCACTTCTAGGGGACAGTAGTCAACAGAATGAGCTCGGGGTTCTGTGCGTGTCATTACTCGTGTGACACTTTtgcaagtttattattttttaatgaaagtaagTAGTGAATAGTGAAATTTAAACGCTTATTTGCCCAGTAATATCAAAGTGGTTTATTCTGTATATTTAGCTAGCAAGATTTGGGCTTatgaattaattttgaaaatgtttttaatcttggtttccaaaataatttgttgttttctttttaatttctgtagaTTTCCTTTACAAATATGGTTTCAGTAGATGAGAGACTTATATATAAACCACATCCTCAGAACCcagaaaagtaagtaaaaaatgttttaacaaacTTATTTGACAGATGTTTTAGTTCTTTTCCCAAATATTTCTTGATAACACGAAAGTGAGGTCATTCTGAAGCTGTGTGAATGCGCTTTGTTCCAGAACTGTTTTGACTCAAGAAGCCATCATCTCTGTGAAAGGGGTCAGCCTCAGCAGCTACCTGGAAGGACTGATGGCGAATACGATCTCTTCCAACGCCAACAAGGTACGGGAGGCCGCCTCATCCAGGGCTGTTCCTCCTGGGCCTTGTTTCTTGGGAGAGCTTAGCACTGAGCCTGTGTGCGTCTGCACCAGCTGACCGTCGGGGCACAGCGGGAATCCGTGAGCTGTTCCCTGCATGGGCGCTGCGGCCCAGCAGGCCTTGGTGTTCATTCCTGAGCTCTAACTCTCACGAGCCTCTCAACCTTAGGCCATGGAGTTCCCccttctgtgcttcagtttacCCCTGCGAAGTGGAGACTGGCTGCCCATCTTATACGGGGTTAGGCTGCAGAGCGGTGAGGTAACGGAAAGGGCGTGGCCCAGGGCCCAGCGCCTGGATGTGCTCGGTCGTGTGTTGCCATGTGTCACTGTTTAAAGTGCTGATTCTCAGCCTTGGTCATTATCATCCCCGTCCTAGATCCATTGtccacatttttttcctaattgccCTACCCCAAGTAGTTATTTAACACAATAGATAGGTAGACAGACAGGAATgctttatatgtaaaaaaaaagagtttttccCCACCACTACCCAGCTAATTTTTGCCCCACTGAGAACACATGGCTTAAAACTGAGTTTAGACAAAAGGATGCTTAATGCACTGTTTTATAGCACATTTAATATAACCATTCAGCAGTCAGAAGATATTCATAGAcgccttctctgtgccaggcagagtGCTAGGCTAGACTGGAGATTCAGCGGGAAATAAAGACGTGGTCCTTGCCCTTGTGGAACTAAGGAAGGCACCATAACTCGCACAGCATATCGTTAGGAAAGGAAAAGTACAGAAAGGTATGAGAGTGCTTAATGAGTGTTCACGGAGTGGTGTTTCTGCTGCGTTTGCAGTGAGGGGCGGGTTGGTTGTGAGGGAAGTGCA encodes:
- the PRELID3B gene encoding PRELI domain containing protein 3B — its product is MKIWTSEHVFDHPWETVTTAAMQKYPNPMNPSVVGVDVLDRHVDPSGKLHSHRLLSTEWGLPSIVKSLIGAARTKTYVQEHSVVDPVEKTMELQSTNISFTNMVSVDERLIYKPHPQNPEKTVLTQEAIISVKGVSLSSYLEGLMANTISSNANKGREAMEWVIHKLNAEIEELAASARGSMRTPMAAAAFAEK